In Nitrosarchaeum koreense MY1, one genomic interval encodes:
- a CDS encoding CbtA family protein, translating to MRTFLFIVIVLISGLSAGLIHGAANLVFVEPSLDQAIGIENQHLFASGEAKDTPEFRVEFDSYRYWQKSGQVLAGAILGISIGSLFGIIFVLSRHSLPGKSYVSKSLILAGIMWLAIYFIPFLKYPANPPTVGDPDTVVLRSILFLTFIAISGFGALGFYKIFKKLKNKKFIAILGYAVFIGMVFFAMPENPDKITAPMSLVDHFRMMSAVAVSIYWLSLGIILGSLWNHFKPDNELKSAFN from the coding sequence ATGAGAACATTTCTTTTTATTGTTATTGTTTTAATTTCAGGTCTATCGGCAGGACTAATTCATGGTGCTGCTAATCTTGTATTTGTCGAGCCTTCATTAGATCAGGCAATTGGAATTGAAAATCAACATCTTTTTGCTTCAGGCGAAGCAAAAGACACTCCTGAATTCAGAGTAGAATTTGATTCTTATCGATATTGGCAAAAAAGTGGTCAAGTTTTAGCTGGTGCAATTTTAGGAATATCCATTGGTTCTTTGTTTGGAATTATTTTTGTACTCTCAAGACACTCTTTACCTGGAAAATCTTATGTGAGTAAATCTCTAATTTTAGCAGGAATAATGTGGCTTGCAATTTACTTTATTCCCTTTTTAAAATACCCAGCAAATCCACCAACCGTTGGTGATCCTGATACTGTTGTATTAAGATCAATATTGTTTCTAACTTTTATTGCAATTTCCGGATTTGGAGCTTTAGGATTTTACAAGATATTTAAAAAATTAAAGAATAAAAAATTTATTGCGATTTTAGGATATGCTGTTTTTATTGGAATGGTGTTTTTTGCAATGCCTGAAAATCCTGATAAAATCACTGCACCTATGAGTTTAGTTGATCATTTTAGAATGATGTCTGCAGTGGCAGTTTCAATTTATTGGTTATCTTTGGGTATAATTTTAGGCTCTCTTTGGAATCATTTCAAGCCGGATAATGAATTGAAGTCTGCTTTTAATTAA
- a CDS encoding CbtB domain-containing protein has protein sequence MSQSRQINASKNSVPVIAIVALAIVFAAGLFVVGFDQGHIFSLVYGEEAFQDLYIHELTHDMRHAAGFPCH, from the coding sequence ATGTCTCAATCAAGACAAATTAATGCATCTAAAAACAGTGTTCCTGTAATCGCAATTGTGGCATTAGCTATAGTTTTTGCAGCAGGATTGTTTGTTGTTGGATTTGATCAGGGACATATCTTTAGTTTGGTATATGGAGAAGAAGCATTTCAAGATCTTTACATCCATGAACTTACTCATGATATGAGACACGCTGCTGGTTTTCCTTGTCATTAG
- a CDS encoding DUF4443 domain-containing protein, with product MPHVFKALQLLDKEGFVSRATFAKEIHLGEGAVKTLILHLKKAGIVKSTKSGTFLTEKGKKLSNQIKNTIAKECKVKKSSIIQGKYNHAILLKKYAEMIKTGIEQRDYAILYGSSGCTTMIYKNEKLVFPGNERECFPRDAKTKKYIIENLCPHEEDVIIISSSDDPFVAEISAKNAALWTIAIG from the coding sequence ATACCACATGTTTTCAAGGCATTACAATTATTAGATAAGGAAGGTTTTGTTAGCAGAGCGACCTTTGCAAAAGAGATTCATTTAGGAGAAGGGGCAGTCAAGACATTAATTTTACATTTGAAAAAAGCAGGGATTGTAAAGTCAACAAAGTCTGGGACCTTTCTTACAGAAAAAGGAAAAAAACTATCAAATCAAATAAAAAACACAATAGCCAAAGAATGTAAAGTAAAAAAATCATCAATAATCCAAGGAAAATATAATCATGCGATTTTATTAAAAAAATATGCTGAAATGATCAAAACAGGTATTGAGCAAAGAGACTATGCAATTTTGTATGGGTCTTCAGGTTGCACTACAATGATATACAAAAATGAGAAATTAGTCTTTCCAGGAAATGAAAGAGAGTGTTTTCCTAGAGACGCAAAAACAAAAAAATACATCATTGAGAATTTATGCCCACATGAAGAAGATGTCATAATAATTTCATCATCAGATGATCCTTTTGTAGCAGAAATATCTGCAAAAAATGCTGCATTATGGACAATAGCAATTGGATAG
- a CDS encoding DsbA family protein — protein sequence MKKNFVLTIPIIIGILAGLFLAFYPQTEDNPKILTETNLIHNGSPILGDHSAKITILEWGDYQCTFCHKFHQTTLNAIKQDFINTGKIKMVFKDFPLNGEDSILAAEAAYCAQDQGKYWQYHDELYKNWAGERTGWVNRNSLDKFATTVKLNLDKFNTCLDNHKYLDKVNQLHQFGKEIGVDATPYFLVFNNEKIIKIRGNQPLEVFLKSIDEL from the coding sequence ATGAAAAAGAATTTTGTACTTACAATTCCAATCATAATAGGAATTTTGGCAGGTTTGTTCTTAGCATTTTATCCACAAACAGAAGATAATCCAAAAATATTAACTGAAACAAATCTAATTCATAATGGCTCACCTATTCTAGGAGACCATTCAGCAAAAATTACAATTTTAGAGTGGGGTGATTATCAATGTACATTTTGTCATAAATTTCATCAAACCACACTAAATGCAATTAAACAAGATTTCATAAATACTGGAAAAATAAAGATGGTATTCAAAGACTTTCCATTAAATGGAGAAGATTCTATTTTGGCTGCAGAAGCAGCATATTGTGCTCAAGACCAAGGAAAATACTGGCAATATCATGATGAATTATACAAGAACTGGGCAGGCGAAAGAACAGGATGGGTTAATCGAAACTCGTTAGATAAATTTGCGACAACTGTGAAATTGAATTTAGATAAATTCAACACGTGTCTTGATAATCACAAATATTTAGATAAAGTAAATCAATTACACCAATTTGGAAAAGAGATAGGTGTTGATGCCACACCGTATTTTCTAGTTTTTAATAATGAAAAAATAATCAAAATAAGAGGCAATCAACCACTTGAAGTCTTTTTAAAATCCATTGATGAATTATAA
- the prf1 gene encoding peptide chain release factor aRF-1, with amino-acid sequence MEKINIEKVDSVKLYKIRKMLEELSQKSGRGTELISVYIPKGKQLHEIISTLQQEQGTADNIKSDLTRSHVVDSLGKVIQRLKLLKKTPDRGLVMFCGALPPEGGGPLGSEMVKVWEIDPPKDLKQYLYRCDDHFHVDILKDMLKDDNLIGFLAIDAKDAGWGLLHGDKIEVLSQTGSGVAGKHRQGGQSAKRFQKLREMELSYFYNRVAGTTREYFIDIYPVKGLIISGPGPTKEDFINGNYLEYRLQNMIINTLDCGYSGAEGIREAFAKSAELLSDFRMVEEKKLIEDLFREINSHSGLGVYGLQDVIELLKNNVVKTLIITDDTNLNRVEGKCRRCQNIQEIIVERRDVIPKKTEYSSKPCPACNAMEVEPNEQDIVDYLELLAAKTGSKLEVVSGSAEHGTMLSSLGKVGAILRYNPGHTKEAKI; translated from the coding sequence ATGGAAAAGATCAACATAGAAAAAGTAGATTCTGTTAAACTTTATAAAATTAGAAAAATGTTAGAAGAACTTTCCCAAAAATCAGGAAGAGGAACCGAACTGATCAGTGTATACATCCCAAAAGGAAAACAACTACACGAAATTATAAGCACCTTACAACAAGAACAAGGAACTGCAGACAACATCAAATCGGATTTGACAAGATCACATGTAGTAGATTCGTTAGGCAAAGTAATTCAGAGATTAAAACTACTCAAAAAAACACCAGACAGAGGACTTGTGATGTTTTGCGGAGCACTACCGCCTGAAGGAGGAGGTCCTTTAGGAAGCGAGATGGTAAAGGTATGGGAAATTGATCCTCCAAAAGATTTGAAACAATATCTTTACAGGTGTGATGATCATTTTCATGTAGACATTCTAAAAGACATGTTAAAAGATGACAATCTGATTGGATTCTTAGCTATTGATGCCAAAGATGCCGGATGGGGATTATTACATGGCGACAAAATAGAGGTACTTTCACAGACAGGCTCTGGAGTAGCAGGGAAACACAGACAAGGAGGGCAGTCTGCAAAAAGATTCCAAAAATTAAGAGAGATGGAGCTTTCATATTTTTACAACAGAGTTGCCGGAACAACAAGAGAATATTTTATTGATATTTATCCTGTAAAAGGATTAATAATTTCAGGTCCTGGACCTACAAAAGAAGATTTTATCAATGGAAATTATTTAGAATATAGATTACAGAATATGATCATCAACACATTAGATTGTGGATATTCTGGAGCAGAGGGAATTAGAGAGGCATTTGCAAAGTCTGCCGAACTTTTATCAGATTTCAGAATGGTGGAAGAAAAGAAGCTAATCGAAGACTTGTTCAGAGAGATAAACTCCCATTCAGGGTTAGGAGTATACGGATTACAAGATGTGATTGAACTTTTGAAAAATAATGTGGTAAAAACTTTGATCATCACAGATGACACAAACTTAAATCGAGTTGAAGGAAAATGTCGCAGATGTCAAAATATTCAAGAAATAATTGTTGAAAGAAGAGACGTCATTCCAAAAAAAACAGAATACTCAAGCAAACCCTGCCCTGCATGCAATGCAATGGAAGTTGAACCAAACGAACAAGATATAGTAGATTACTTGGAACTTCTTGCTGCTAAAACAGGAAGCAAATTAGAAGTGGTTTCAGGAAGTGCAGAGCATGGAACTATGTTATCAAGCTTGGGTAAAGTGGGCGCCATACTTCGATACAATCCAGGCCATACTAAGGAAGCAAAGATTTGA
- a CDS encoding HIT family protein: MSCIFCDILSGVKDAHILYEDSSHVAFLDKYPIDVGHSLVVPKKHHERITDMNSKAVGDLFSIVPKIANAILSATNADAFSLGQNNGRAAKQIIPHVHVHIIPRYNHKGTIWTKRSISNTDELSILARKIKSLLP, encoded by the coding sequence ATGAGTTGCATTTTTTGTGATATATTATCCGGAGTTAAAGATGCTCATATTCTATATGAAGACTCATCACATGTTGCATTTTTAGACAAATATCCTATAGATGTAGGCCATAGTTTGGTAGTTCCAAAAAAACATCATGAAAGAATCACCGATATGAATTCAAAAGCAGTTGGTGACTTGTTTTCAATAGTTCCAAAAATAGCTAATGCCATTTTATCTGCAACCAATGCTGATGCATTTAGTCTTGGACAAAACAACGGAAGGGCTGCAAAACAGATCATCCCTCATGTTCATGTCCACATTATTCCAAGATATAATCACAAAGGAACCATTTGGACAAAACGTTCAATCTCAAATACAGATGAACTTTCAATTCTTGCAAGAAAAATCAAATCTTTGCTTCCTTAG
- a CDS encoding cupredoxin domain-containing protein, translated as MKFSIMKLIGIVILVVIITGGYYAYQSLIPVNVDYPVFLVPENILIKTGQSDDGHYLFSHQSSRGGKQAPRPGMTSPTLNIAKGNLVSLHIINEIKNTPDEKSIHNFNIDEFNVHSKDLGYFESQSINFLADKSGEYAYHCTIHPEMKGLLIIQ; from the coding sequence ATGAAATTTTCAATTATGAAACTAATCGGTATTGTAATTCTTGTAGTCATTATAACAGGCGGTTATTATGCATATCAATCTCTAATTCCAGTCAATGTGGATTATCCAGTGTTTTTAGTTCCAGAAAATATATTGATTAAAACTGGACAATCAGATGACGGTCATTATTTGTTTAGTCATCAATCAAGTAGAGGTGGAAAACAGGCTCCTCGTCCTGGAATGACTAGTCCTACTTTGAATATTGCCAAAGGAAATCTTGTTTCGCTGCATATAATTAATGAAATTAAAAATACTCCTGATGAAAAATCAATTCATAATTTTAACATCGATGAATTTAATGTACATTCAAAAGATCTTGGATATTTTGAATCTCAATCAATTAACTTTTTGGCAGATAAATCTGGCGAATATGCTTATCACTGTACCATTCATCCCGAGATGAAAGGATTGTTAATTATTCAATAA
- a CDS encoding DUF1059 domain-containing protein — translation MIKLRCNDYGFECDFVAEGEIAHVIEEFGKHTDEEHGIDYSKDALMQIILRKK, via the coding sequence TTGATAAAATTGCGATGTAATGACTATGGATTTGAGTGTGATTTTGTAGCAGAGGGTGAAATTGCACACGTAATCGAAGAATTTGGAAAACACACTGATGAAGAACATGGCATAGATTATTCCAAAGATGCGTTAATGCAAATTATCTTGAGAAAAAAATAG
- a CDS encoding Lrp/AsnC ligand binding domain-containing protein, producing MAKAYVMINCELGSEKEIIASLRKIVGVKEAHGTLGLYDIVIQLESPTEQNIQEIVTKVIRKMPKIHSTVTLTRSESGELFQASEKLIGMMLGQNKAQAYVVIHCDKGEEFPTLKNLSHISEVKEADVVFGFYDVICKIETSNNKTLENIITKGIRKLPHIKTSMTLNIINEQG from the coding sequence ATGGCAAAAGCATACGTCATGATAAATTGTGAATTGGGTTCAGAAAAGGAAATCATTGCCTCACTGAGAAAAATTGTTGGAGTAAAAGAGGCCCATGGCACACTTGGTCTTTATGATATTGTGATACAATTAGAATCACCTACTGAACAAAATATTCAAGAAATTGTTACTAAAGTAATTCGTAAAATGCCAAAAATTCATTCTACAGTTACTTTAACCAGATCAGAATCAGGGGAATTATTTCAAGCATCGGAGAAGCTAATTGGGATGATGTTAGGTCAGAATAAGGCTCAAGCATATGTAGTCATTCACTGTGATAAAGGAGAAGAGTTTCCAACATTAAAAAATCTCAGCCATATTTCTGAAGTAAAAGAAGCAGATGTGGTTTTTGGGTTTTACGATGTTATTTGTAAGATAGAAACCTCAAATAACAAAACATTGGAAAACATAATCACAAAGGGCATCAGAAAATTGCCTCATATTAAAACCAGTATGACTCTTAACATAATCAATGAGCAAGGATAA
- the ilvD gene encoding dihydroxy-acid dehydratase, producing MEISSRNVVEGTARSPHRAMYKAMGLTDNDLNKPFIGVCHTGNEATPCNIHLPRLALKAKEGVSDGGATPREFSTIAVSDGIAMGHEGMKSSLVSREVIADSIELMIRAHQYDAFVGIAGCDKSLPGTMMAMARLNLPSIFVYGGTIMPGMLNGQELTVVDVYEAVGAYDAGQLSLEGLKAIENTACPNAGSCGGMFTANTMASISEAIGLALPGSASPPAEDDRREKIVYDTGKACVKLLEQNIKPRDILTFDAFENAITMLNAVGGSTNGILHLLALSNEARIKLTYEDFERVRKKTPHLADMKPGGNYVMNSLDKIGGIPFILKKLAEKKLIHDNCITVTGKSIKENIASMKIPESIQQIVKSVENPIHSVGTAVILKGSLAPEGAVIKTAGVEMTRFTGKARVYDREEYAFDAVAKGEIEEGHVVVIRYEGPKGGPGMREMLATTAALVGQGLGKKVAMVTDGRFSGGTRGFMVGHVAPEAYVGGPIALVKNDDEITIDIETNILDLHVSTDELEKRRKQWSPPKPNYTTGALAKYATLVGSAAQGAITSAKL from the coding sequence ATGGAAATTTCTAGTAGAAATGTTGTAGAAGGAACTGCCAGATCTCCTCACAGAGCAATGTACAAAGCGATGGGATTAACGGATAATGATTTAAACAAACCGTTTATTGGAGTATGTCATACTGGAAATGAAGCGACCCCTTGTAATATTCATCTACCAAGATTAGCTCTAAAAGCAAAAGAAGGAGTCAGCGATGGAGGTGCAACGCCTAGAGAATTTTCAACCATTGCAGTAAGTGATGGAATCGCAATGGGACATGAAGGAATGAAATCATCATTAGTTTCAAGAGAAGTAATTGCAGATTCAATCGAATTGATGATTCGCGCACATCAGTATGATGCATTTGTAGGAATTGCAGGATGTGATAAAAGTTTACCAGGAACTATGATGGCAATGGCCAGATTAAATTTACCTTCAATCTTTGTTTATGGTGGAACCATTATGCCAGGAATGCTAAATGGTCAAGAATTAACTGTAGTTGATGTGTATGAAGCAGTAGGAGCATATGATGCAGGGCAATTATCTTTAGAAGGGCTAAAAGCAATAGAAAATACGGCATGTCCAAATGCAGGTTCTTGTGGCGGCATGTTTACTGCAAATACAATGGCATCAATTTCTGAAGCAATTGGTCTTGCTTTGCCAGGTAGTGCAAGTCCCCCAGCAGAAGACGATAGAAGAGAAAAGATAGTGTATGATACAGGGAAAGCTTGCGTAAAACTATTAGAACAAAATATCAAACCACGAGACATTCTTACATTTGATGCATTTGAAAATGCAATCACAATGCTAAATGCAGTGGGTGGCTCTACAAATGGAATTTTACATTTGTTGGCATTATCAAACGAAGCAAGAATAAAATTAACATATGAGGACTTTGAAAGAGTTAGAAAAAAGACACCACATCTAGCAGATATGAAACCTGGAGGAAACTATGTCATGAATTCATTGGATAAAATTGGAGGAATTCCATTTATCCTAAAAAAATTAGCAGAAAAAAAATTAATTCATGACAATTGTATCACAGTTACTGGAAAATCAATTAAAGAAAATATTGCATCTATGAAAATTCCAGAATCAATTCAACAAATAGTAAAATCAGTTGAAAATCCAATTCATTCAGTAGGAACAGCTGTCATATTGAAAGGAAGTTTGGCGCCAGAAGGTGCAGTGATTAAAACAGCTGGAGTTGAAATGACACGATTTACAGGAAAAGCACGTGTATATGACAGAGAAGAGTATGCATTTGATGCAGTAGCCAAAGGAGAAATCGAGGAAGGACATGTTGTTGTAATCAGATATGAGGGGCCTAAAGGCGGACCAGGAATGAGAGAGATGCTTGCAACTACTGCAGCACTTGTAGGTCAAGGATTAGGAAAAAAAGTCGCAATGGTAACAGACGGTAGGTTTTCTGGAGGTACTCGTGGATTTATGGTAGGACATGTTGCTCCAGAAGCATATGTAGGAGGACCTATCGCTCTAGTAAAAAATGACGATGAGATAACAATTGATATTGAAACTAACATACTTGATCTTCATGTATCGACAGATGAGCTAGAAAAAAGAAGAAAACAATGGAGTCCACCAAAACCAAACTATACAACAGGAGCACTAGCTAAATATGCAACACTAGTTGGCTCGGCTGCACAAGGTGCAATCACCAGTGCAAAATTATGA
- a CDS encoding helicase C-terminal domain-containing protein produces MLSLLEKFPDQFSPRDIQKKIIFEIEEKIKSGYKKIILCAPTGVGKSLVGATVSKYFDSSFTITASKHLQDQYIKDIPFLKPVKGKQNFACLKMMESEKVDNTRRAMRWGLTCDKGQCQEKIIKNGKEIVEVCKFKPTIKQIDEHTQNTESCHYYLQKYDALVSKHSLWNYHAFFQIMKFNKKLFEDYLNRKVSIFDEAHKIEDQIMQFIGFDIFNGQIDECNLNSGKYDFSDLDSMIQLIDDIAYSYAKKIKDIKESDSFQREPDYESIIRLERRYDRAAQAKIDILTGKDNFVVNDPIRDLNGNFRSISVKPIDVSSFANSFFTTEYQIFMSATIDRFSFCENMGLTQDEVAFIDTPKSPFPLNNRRIDLLNIKRLSYGSTESDELEVIKAIDRIMDEHSSERGLILTSSVPRCQKILRYLSPKNTRRIRICHSYNQDGKTQDEIISEHASDPTGVLLSSSLWEGVDLKDDLSRFQIIAKVPYPNYKEKRTKAKMDKFPLWYTSQTLTKLLQGFGRSIRSENDWAKTYVLDTAINNVLFKAQKMIPRAYYDVLGIENQ; encoded by the coding sequence ATCCTGTCTCTTTTAGAAAAATTTCCAGATCAATTTTCTCCACGTGATATTCAAAAAAAGATAATTTTTGAAATTGAAGAGAAAATAAAATCAGGTTACAAGAAAATTATTTTGTGTGCTCCTACTGGAGTAGGAAAATCTCTAGTTGGAGCTACAGTATCTAAATATTTTGATAGTTCATTTACAATTACCGCCTCAAAACACCTTCAAGATCAATACATCAAAGATATCCCATTTCTTAAACCTGTCAAAGGTAAACAAAATTTTGCTTGTTTGAAAATGATGGAATCTGAAAAAGTAGACAATACTAGACGAGCTATGCGATGGGGATTGACTTGTGACAAAGGACAATGTCAGGAAAAAATAATCAAAAACGGAAAAGAGATAGTTGAAGTATGTAAATTCAAACCAACAATCAAACAGATTGATGAACACACACAAAATACTGAATCATGTCACTATTATCTTCAAAAATACGATGCTCTTGTCTCAAAACACTCTCTGTGGAATTACCATGCTTTTTTTCAAATTATGAAATTTAACAAAAAACTATTTGAAGATTATCTTAATAGGAAAGTTTCGATATTTGATGAGGCCCATAAAATTGAAGACCAAATAATGCAGTTTATCGGATTTGATATTTTTAATGGCCAAATTGACGAATGTAATTTAAATTCTGGAAAATATGATTTTTCCGATTTAGATTCTATGATTCAACTAATCGATGATATTGCATATTCTTATGCCAAAAAAATTAAAGACATTAAGGAAAGTGATTCCTTTCAAAGAGAACCTGATTATGAGTCTATAATAAGATTAGAGCGACGATATGATAGAGCAGCACAAGCTAAAATTGACATTCTTACTGGAAAAGATAATTTTGTTGTAAATGATCCTATTAGAGATTTGAATGGAAATTTTAGATCAATTTCTGTGAAACCAATCGATGTATCTTCATTTGCGAATTCTTTTTTCACCACAGAATATCAAATATTCATGTCTGCCACGATTGATCGATTCAGCTTTTGTGAAAATATGGGATTAACCCAAGATGAAGTTGCATTCATTGATACTCCCAAATCCCCATTTCCTCTTAATAATCGACGAATTGATCTTTTAAACATTAAACGATTAAGCTATGGCTCTACTGAATCTGATGAACTTGAGGTGATAAAAGCAATTGATAGAATAATGGATGAGCATTCTAGTGAAAGAGGCTTGATCCTAACTTCTTCTGTTCCTCGATGTCAAAAAATCCTTAGATATCTTTCTCCAAAAAATACTAGAAGAATTAGGATCTGTCATAGTTATAATCAAGATGGAAAAACTCAAGATGAAATTATTTCAGAACATGCATCTGATCCTACTGGTGTCCTACTTTCTTCTTCATTATGGGAAGGAGTCGACCTCAAAGATGATTTATCACGATTTCAAATCATTGCCAAAGTTCCATATCCAAACTATAAAGAAAAAAGAACAAAAGCAAAAATGGACAAATTTCCATTATGGTATACATCACAAACTCTGACTAAATTATTACAAGGATTTGGTCGTTCAATTAGAAGTGAAAATGATTGGGCAAAAACATACGTACTGGATACCGCAATTAATAACGTATTATTCAAAGCTCAAAAAATGATTCCACGTGCATATTATGATGTTTTAGGCATAGAAAATCAATAA
- a CDS encoding GIY-YIG nuclease family protein: MELLEDKMRVWLESAKFVKAIPGVYVLYNRNKDVIYIGESNNLEETFTKYVETEFEGNECKQKTQSYQREFTNNPKERQIQLIEEFKKQSGKLPSCNTEIALETH; this comes from the coding sequence ATGGAATTATTAGAAGATAAAATGAGAGTTTGGTTAGAAAGCGCCAAATTTGTCAAAGCAATTCCTGGCGTGTATGTATTGTATAACAGAAACAAAGATGTGATCTACATAGGTGAAAGTAACAATTTAGAAGAGACATTTACAAAATACGTAGAAACTGAATTTGAAGGAAACGAATGCAAACAGAAAACACAATCATATCAACGCGAATTCACTAATAATCCAAAAGAAAGACAAATTCAGTTAATCGAAGAGTTCAAAAAACAGTCAGGAAAATTACCATCCTGCAATACAGAGATTGCATTAGAAACTCATTAA
- a CDS encoding matrixin family metalloprotease, with product MKILLIALLFVISLGYLWYANLFPFDNQKSELPQTSENIKELSKFMPKNEQKTISYSVQPVPNLPDEKIPLNALHKALETWESLNPHLNFVESDNPNFIIRWQVYASETHSGLATCNSMLFGILNQCVLDISVGDEDCSGKYVQNDENMVSNIIMHEIGHVLGLGHTADKNSLMYSDESPSADFDSMGFIVPQKFEELYVGQKLLLEQDQQLRIQIKSLSDSISRKHLQYDEYYKHYTYYENKTLSVEEFEKAQIALKKLNSEAEQINLLIDQQHKLINQSNSILDVLDCHPNFDVKN from the coding sequence GTGAAGATACTACTCATTGCACTGTTATTTGTAATTTCGTTAGGTTATCTATGGTATGCAAATCTATTCCCTTTTGATAATCAAAAATCTGAGTTACCACAAACATCCGAAAATATTAAAGAATTATCAAAATTTATGCCTAAAAATGAGCAAAAAACGATATCTTATTCTGTTCAGCCCGTTCCAAATTTACCTGATGAGAAAATTCCATTAAATGCATTACATAAGGCACTTGAAACCTGGGAATCATTAAATCCTCATTTGAATTTTGTAGAATCTGATAACCCCAATTTTATTATCCGATGGCAAGTATATGCATCTGAAACTCATTCAGGTTTAGCTACTTGTAATTCGATGTTATTTGGAATTTTAAATCAATGTGTATTGGATATTTCTGTTGGTGATGAAGACTGTAGTGGGAAATATGTTCAAAATGATGAAAATATGGTTTCCAATATAATAATGCATGAAATAGGTCATGTTTTAGGTTTAGGACATACCGCAGATAAAAACAGTTTAATGTATTCAGATGAATCTCCTTCTGCTGATTTTGATTCTATGGGATTTATCGTCCCTCAAAAATTTGAAGAACTCTATGTTGGTCAAAAATTACTACTTGAACAAGATCAACAACTCAGAATTCAAATTAAATCCCTTTCAGATAGTATATCTCGTAAACATTTACAATATGATGAATATTATAAACATTATACGTATTATGAAAATAAAACATTATCTGTAGAAGAATTTGAAAAAGCTCAAATTGCTTTAAAAAAATTAAATTCTGAAGCAGAGCAAATTAATTTACTTATAGACCAGCAACATAAATTAATCAATCAAAGTAATTCTATTCTAGATGTATTGGATTGTCATCCTAATTTTGACGTCAAAAATTAA
- a CDS encoding nitroreductase family protein, translated as MNSKENPEKIYPAGYESTIKSQNDSNVRNQLLFEILKTSPTEFINTDLFTVMSKRRSTRKFSDKIVETVKIDKIIAAADTAPTAGNFQGFEIFYVKSSVKKQQLVEACNNQPYVNAPLVLVFCKNPSRVKFDFPEEILKKFAIQDATLAAAYSQLAAQALGLSSIWIGMFDEQKVMNVINTKLIPSSVLCIGYPKQDKFPKPRRNLKELVHVVWE; from the coding sequence ATGAATTCAAAAGAAAATCCTGAAAAAATATACCCAGCAGGATATGAATCAACCATAAAAAGTCAAAACGATAGCAATGTTAGAAATCAATTACTCTTTGAAATTCTAAAAACGTCACCAACTGAATTTATCAATACAGATTTGTTCACAGTGATGTCAAAAAGACGTTCAACTAGAAAGTTTAGTGATAAAATTGTAGAGACTGTAAAAATTGATAAGATAATAGCTGCTGCAGACACAGCGCCTACTGCGGGAAATTTTCAAGGATTTGAAATTTTTTATGTTAAAAGCTCAGTAAAAAAACAACAATTAGTTGAAGCATGTAATAATCAACCATACGTAAATGCACCTCTAGTTCTGGTTTTTTGTAAAAATCCTTCACGAGTTAAATTTGATTTTCCTGAAGAAATTCTCAAAAAATTTGCAATACAGGATGCAACATTAGCGGCTGCATATTCACAGCTTGCAGCTCAAGCATTAGGATTGAGTTCCATATGGATCGGAATGTTTGATGAACAAAAAGTAATGAATGTCATCAATACAAAATTGATTCCATCGTCAGTATTATGCATCGGATATCCTAAACAAGACAAATTCCCAAAGCCACGAAGGAATCTCAAAGAATTGGTACACGTAGTATGGGAATAA